Genomic segment of Cucurbita pepo subsp. pepo cultivar mu-cu-16 unplaced genomic scaffold, ASM280686v2 Cp4.1_scaffold004152, whole genome shotgun sequence:
ATGACACAAAGGAGCCATTATTTGAATTGCAAACAAAAAGTCACttggttttcaaattttaaatctgAACCAAAAGGGTCTAGtcaacacaaaattttaaatctgaTTTCTTGACTGTAAACTTCATGTCCATTGGTAGTGTACTaagtaaaaaacaaagtcTATGGGTTGGTTTTCAAATTGGTTATAACAAATCAAACCATGTGAATTGAGTTGGGCTGCTCGACCAACATATTGCAGTTGAACAACAAACAAATTGAAGTATTAAGTGCATTGCCATGGATGGATACAAGGAAGACAAGGCGTACCCTCATTCTATCAGAAAGGATTGAAGGAGTGATTAGCTTGTACTTGGGGACTTCAGAAAGAAGCTTATCATAGGTTCCCTGATCAAACAAAACCATGTTGTTCACCTTCTCCTTTTGCTTGCCCTTGCTCCATTTCTGCAAACCAAGTGATGAGTGATTACAGTTCCCAGACAAACATTTCATGCATGAACACCAGCAATTTTAAATCATctcattgtattttttttagggcATTGACTCTTAACATTACTTAATGACTAATATCATCCCTTCTTCATAATCGAATATATAAGCTATTTTCTAATGAGCCAATAATCTAAGCAATGCAGTAAGACagaggaaattaaaaaaggaataagTCTCGTTTCATGATATTCTTGAGTAATTTCGAGACAAGCACTAAGCAATCATCGCCATAATCcgaaatttaagaaaaaaaaaatctttagtAAACCGCTAGACGAACAGTATtccaaact
This window contains:
- the LOC111787019 gene encoding 40S ribosomal protein S25-2-like, whose amino-acid sequence is GGGKQKKKKWSKGKQKEKVNNMVLFDQGTYDKLLSEVPKYKLITPSILSDRMRVRLVFLVSIHGNALNTSICLLFNCNMLVEQPNSIHMV